Proteins encoded within one genomic window of Edaphobacter lichenicola:
- the poxB gene encoding ubiquinone-dependent pyruvate dehydrogenase, protein MAKTIADLIVESLKNAGVERVYGLPGDSLNGFTDSLRRDGTIEWIHVRNEEVAAFAAGADAHLTGSLAVCAASCGPGNLHLINGLFDCHRNRVPVLAIAAHIPSPEIGTNYFQETHPQNLFKECSHYCEMVGIPEQMPRVLEIALRTAINLSGVSVIVLPGDVLLHSAPSDHNLVPIRSAKPVIRPNDDELRDATEILNSAAKVTILGGAGCNGAHKELIATADALKAPIVHALRGKEYIEYDNPFDVGMTGLLGFSSGYHAMEDCDVLLMLGTDFPYPQFFPSHAKIIQVDLRGNQIGRRTKVDLGLVGSIKDTLSALLPLLTKKTDRAHLDTRTKDYKKVREGLDELAGPDDNKTPIHPQYVARLIDQLAAADAIFTCDVGTPTVWSARYLTMNGRRRLLGSFNHGSMASAVPQAIGAQSAFPTRQVVTLSGDGGLAMMLGDLLTLRQLKLPIKMVVFNNGALAFVELEMKAGGIVNYATDLDNPSFADLANSIGIHGVRVDQPNNLESAMKTAFATPGPALIEVMVNRQELSMPPHISLDQMKGFSLYMARSVFSGRGDEIIDLAKTNILQRILP, encoded by the coding sequence ATGGCAAAGACAATCGCTGACCTAATCGTGGAAAGCCTGAAGAACGCCGGGGTAGAGCGCGTCTACGGCCTCCCGGGCGACTCGCTCAACGGATTCACCGACTCACTCCGCCGAGACGGCACCATCGAATGGATCCACGTGCGCAACGAAGAGGTCGCCGCATTTGCCGCAGGCGCCGACGCGCATCTCACCGGCTCCCTCGCAGTCTGCGCCGCAAGCTGTGGCCCCGGCAATCTCCACCTCATCAACGGCCTCTTCGACTGCCATCGCAACCGTGTCCCCGTGCTCGCCATCGCCGCCCACATCCCCAGCCCCGAGATCGGCACCAACTACTTCCAGGAGACTCACCCGCAAAATCTCTTCAAAGAGTGCAGCCACTACTGCGAGATGGTCGGCATCCCCGAGCAGATGCCGCGCGTACTAGAGATCGCCCTGCGCACCGCCATCAATCTCTCCGGCGTCTCCGTCATCGTGTTACCCGGAGACGTCCTCCTCCACAGCGCTCCTTCCGATCACAACCTCGTTCCCATCAGAAGCGCAAAGCCCGTCATCCGCCCCAACGACGACGAGCTGCGCGATGCCACAGAGATCCTCAACTCCGCAGCAAAGGTCACCATTCTCGGCGGAGCCGGTTGTAATGGCGCACATAAAGAGTTGATCGCAACTGCCGACGCCTTGAAAGCCCCTATCGTCCACGCACTCCGCGGCAAGGAGTACATCGAGTACGACAATCCCTTCGACGTCGGAATGACCGGCCTCCTCGGCTTCAGCTCCGGCTATCACGCCATGGAAGACTGCGACGTCCTGCTCATGCTCGGCACCGACTTCCCTTATCCGCAGTTCTTCCCTAGCCACGCAAAGATCATCCAGGTAGACCTCCGCGGCAACCAGATCGGCCGCCGCACCAAGGTCGATCTCGGCCTCGTAGGCTCCATCAAAGACACCCTCTCCGCACTCCTCCCCCTGCTCACCAAAAAGACCGACCGCGCCCACCTCGACACCAGGACAAAGGACTACAAAAAAGTCCGCGAAGGTCTGGACGAACTGGCCGGCCCGGACGACAACAAGACACCCATCCACCCCCAGTATGTCGCAAGACTCATCGACCAGTTAGCCGCCGCCGACGCCATCTTCACCTGCGATGTAGGCACCCCCACCGTCTGGTCGGCCCGCTACCTCACCATGAACGGCCGCCGTCGTCTCCTCGGCTCCTTCAACCATGGATCGATGGCCTCCGCGGTCCCGCAAGCCATCGGCGCGCAGTCGGCCTTCCCCACCCGTCAGGTCGTCACGCTCTCCGGCGACGGCGGCCTCGCCATGATGCTCGGCGATCTCCTCACCCTCCGCCAGCTCAAGCTTCCCATCAAAATGGTCGTCTTCAACAACGGCGCTCTAGCCTTCGTCGAACTCGAGATGAAGGCCGGCGGCATCGTCAACTACGCCACCGACCTCGACAACCCCAGCTTCGCCGATCTGGCCAACTCCATCGGTATCCACGGCGTTCGCGTCGATCAACCAAACAACCTCGAATCCGCAATGAAGACCGCATTCGCAACTCCAGGACCAGCGCTGATCGAAGTGATGGTCAATCGACAGGAGCTCTCCATGCCGCCGCATATCAGTCTCGACCAGATGAAGGGTTTTTCGCTCTACATGGCACGAAGCGTCTTCAGCGGGCGCGGCGACGAGATCATCGACCTCGCCAAGACCAACATCCTCCAGCGAATCCTGCCCTAG
- a CDS encoding CDP-alcohol phosphatidyltransferase family protein, translating to MTWTSAFGKGSGWLLQKIVNGLALTRISPNALTFIGLVINIIAACFFGFARPNNANRMFLYAGLIIIGAGVFDMVDGRVARKTNQVSVFGAFFDSVMDRYSDVAIFFGLLIYYARGNRLFYVGLVAFVMTACVMVSYTRARAEALIGTCKVGFMERPERIVCVILGALCNRWGVMAPALWVLALFATLTVIHRIRYTYLETERRKLLAAQAK from the coding sequence TTGACTTGGACAAGCGCATTCGGCAAAGGCAGCGGCTGGCTGCTGCAGAAGATTGTGAACGGCCTAGCGCTGACCCGCATCTCGCCGAACGCACTGACGTTTATTGGGCTGGTGATCAACATCATCGCGGCGTGTTTCTTTGGGTTTGCGCGGCCGAATAATGCCAATCGAATGTTTTTGTATGCGGGTCTGATCATAATAGGGGCCGGCGTCTTCGACATGGTGGACGGGCGGGTAGCGCGGAAGACGAATCAGGTTTCGGTGTTTGGCGCGTTCTTTGATTCGGTGATGGATCGTTATTCGGATGTCGCTATTTTCTTTGGGTTGCTAATCTACTATGCGCGCGGGAACCGGTTGTTTTATGTGGGGCTGGTGGCGTTTGTGATGACGGCGTGCGTGATGGTGAGCTACACGCGGGCGCGGGCTGAGGCGCTGATCGGGACGTGCAAGGTTGGGTTCATGGAGCGGCCGGAGCGGATCGTCTGCGTGATTTTGGGTGCGCTGTGTAACCGGTGGGGCGTGATGGCTCCGGCGTTGTGGGTGCTGGCGTTGTTTGCAACGCTGACGGTGATTCACCGGATTCGCTACACCTATCTGGAGACTGAGCGCAGGAAGTTGCTGGCGGCGCAGGCTAAGTAG
- a CDS encoding DoxX family protein, translated as MRTSRVVTLALWVGRVALAVTLLSAVADRFGLWGPYGSPRASWGDWAHFVAYCGVVNSFAPRGLIPALAWIATGLETMFGVGLLVGYKLEYVAYGAAGLFALFALAMTWSMGLKEPLNFSVFADAGGALLLGALVSVVKREGRSESGSYAVADAGERWAED; from the coding sequence ATGAGAACTTCACGAGTTGTGACGCTTGCGTTGTGGGTGGGGCGGGTTGCTCTGGCGGTGACGCTGCTTTCGGCCGTGGCGGATCGATTTGGGCTGTGGGGGCCGTATGGCTCGCCGCGAGCTTCGTGGGGCGACTGGGCACACTTTGTGGCTTACTGCGGCGTGGTGAACAGCTTTGCGCCGAGGGGCTTGATTCCTGCGCTGGCGTGGATTGCCACGGGACTCGAGACTATGTTTGGGGTGGGGCTGCTGGTTGGGTACAAGCTGGAGTATGTCGCGTATGGGGCGGCTGGGCTGTTTGCGCTGTTCGCGTTGGCGATGACGTGGAGTATGGGGCTCAAGGAGCCGCTGAACTTCTCGGTGTTTGCGGATGCGGGTGGTGCGCTGCTGCTGGGGGCGCTGGTTTCGGTCGTCAAGCGCGAGGGGCGGTCGGAGAGCGGATCGTATGCGGTGGCCGATGCCGGGGAGCGGTGGGCGGAGGACTAG
- a CDS encoding isoaspartyl peptidase/L-asparaginase: MSVKPVLLIHGGAWAMPDDAIAAHEAGIANALAAGYALLERGAAAVDAVEAAVAVMEDDDTFDAGRGSFLTQDGRVQMDALLMNGENLRTGGVACVERLRNPIRAARLVLDKSPHVYFVGTGAERFARQHGMALCDNSDLVVPRERERLYKAQADELAGLPDETFSGSLESHDTVGAVALDGHGNIAAGTSTGGTLNKAPGRVGDSSLIGCGCYADNLSAAVSLTGWGEPIMKLVLGKRAVDRVAAGASPDEAAHEAIDYLFNRLGGHGGIILLGPDGRVGMAHNTPRMAWGLQTAAGKQLGVTRN, encoded by the coding sequence ATGAGTGTGAAACCAGTTTTGTTAATTCATGGCGGTGCGTGGGCGATGCCTGACGACGCCATCGCGGCACACGAAGCCGGCATCGCGAATGCGCTTGCTGCCGGGTATGCTCTGTTGGAACGAGGCGCGGCTGCTGTGGATGCCGTTGAGGCCGCGGTCGCGGTCATGGAGGATGACGATACGTTCGACGCGGGGCGTGGATCGTTTCTGACGCAGGACGGCCGGGTGCAGATGGATGCTCTGCTGATGAATGGGGAGAACCTTCGCACCGGGGGCGTGGCTTGCGTGGAGCGGCTGCGGAATCCGATACGGGCGGCGCGGCTTGTGCTGGATAAGTCGCCGCATGTGTACTTCGTCGGAACGGGGGCGGAGAGGTTTGCGCGGCAGCATGGCATGGCGCTCTGCGACAACTCAGATTTGGTGGTGCCGCGGGAGAGGGAGCGGCTCTATAAGGCTCAGGCTGACGAGCTGGCGGGGCTGCCGGATGAGACTTTTTCGGGGAGCCTTGAGTCGCACGATACGGTGGGGGCGGTGGCACTCGACGGGCATGGGAATATTGCGGCGGGAACGAGTACGGGCGGGACCTTGAATAAAGCTCCGGGGCGCGTGGGGGATTCTTCGCTGATCGGGTGTGGGTGCTACGCGGACAATCTTTCGGCGGCAGTGTCGCTGACGGGGTGGGGCGAGCCGATTATGAAGCTGGTGCTGGGCAAGCGGGCGGTGGATCGTGTGGCGGCTGGCGCCAGTCCTGACGAGGCTGCGCATGAGGCGATTGATTATCTTTTCAACCGGCTGGGTGGGCATGGCGGGATTATTTTGCTTGGGCCGGATGGGCGGGTTGGGATGGCGCACAATACGCCGCGTATGGCGTGGGGTTTGCAGACGGCTGCGGGGAAACAACTGGGCGTGACTCGCAACTAG
- a CDS encoding GreA/GreB family elongation factor produces the protein MPEQVKKRLAEEIKLLEHELTTELPAEIKKAVALGDLSENAEYHMAKQRQVFVNARLGQLKKRMGELAMVNLVNIPNDKVGFGSRVTVFDSSKDEEIQYQLVTSEESDVSKGLISTTSPIGRALLGKQVGESATVITPNGKRELEILKLLTIHDAPEEA, from the coding sequence ATGCCAGAACAAGTAAAAAAGAGGCTTGCAGAAGAGATCAAGTTGCTGGAGCACGAACTTACGACCGAACTCCCTGCAGAGATCAAGAAGGCCGTCGCACTGGGCGACCTGAGTGAAAACGCGGAATACCACATGGCCAAGCAGCGCCAAGTCTTCGTCAACGCCCGGCTGGGGCAGTTGAAGAAGCGGATGGGCGAGCTGGCGATGGTGAACCTGGTGAATATCCCCAATGACAAGGTTGGGTTCGGCTCGCGGGTGACGGTCTTCGACTCGAGCAAGGACGAGGAGATCCAGTATCAGCTGGTGACGAGCGAGGAGTCGGATGTGTCCAAAGGATTGATCTCGACGACTTCGCCGATCGGCCGGGCGCTGCTGGGCAAACAGGTTGGCGAGTCTGCGACGGTGATTACGCCGAACGGCAAGCGCGAACTTGAGATCCTCAAGCTGCTGACGATTCACGACGCCCCCGAGGAAGCATAG
- the mltG gene encoding endolytic transglycosylase MltG has product MKFLGILLLLLLTALAVAAGVIYTPYGPTTETFFDIAPGTGTETIATQLEHSGIIRSRFAFYLLRLKMGGTLKAGEYRFQGKLPMTDVYQHILHGDVYTRAFTIPEGFNIFDIAQAAEAAGFGPRDAFLAAERQHTELIAAWTDGPPDGPPPASLEGYLFPDTYQFSRHATPLQILSAMVRRFHQVSAQLGLTNDVSRTVIMASLIEKEVRQDAERPLVAGVFVNRLAKNIPLATDPTVIYAALLDNRWRGTIYASDLQSPSPYNTYKHTGLPPGPIANPGLAALRAAMRPARTDYLYFVSDASGHTRFSATLQEHAQQVQSYRAAQKQQLSGTGVTP; this is encoded by the coding sequence TTGAAGTTTCTCGGTATCCTCCTCCTGCTTCTGCTCACCGCCCTGGCCGTCGCCGCCGGCGTCATCTACACGCCCTACGGCCCCACCACCGAGACCTTCTTCGACATCGCCCCCGGCACCGGCACCGAGACCATCGCCACCCAGCTCGAACACAGCGGCATCATCCGCAGCCGCTTCGCCTTCTACCTCCTCCGCCTCAAGATGGGCGGCACCCTCAAAGCCGGCGAGTACCGCTTCCAGGGCAAGCTCCCCATGACCGACGTCTACCAGCACATCCTCCACGGCGACGTCTACACCCGTGCCTTCACCATCCCCGAGGGCTTCAACATCTTCGACATCGCCCAGGCAGCCGAGGCCGCCGGCTTCGGACCCCGCGACGCCTTCCTCGCCGCCGAGCGCCAACACACCGAACTCATCGCCGCCTGGACTGATGGACCGCCCGACGGCCCACCCCCCGCCTCGCTCGAAGGCTATCTCTTCCCCGACACCTACCAGTTCTCCCGCCACGCCACGCCGCTCCAGATCCTCTCCGCCATGGTCCGCCGCTTCCACCAGGTATCCGCCCAGCTCGGCCTCACCAACGACGTCTCCCGCACGGTCATCATGGCCTCCCTCATCGAAAAAGAGGTCCGTCAGGATGCCGAGCGCCCCCTCGTAGCCGGCGTCTTCGTCAACCGCCTCGCCAAAAACATCCCCCTCGCCACCGACCCCACCGTCATCTACGCGGCCCTGCTCGACAACCGCTGGCGCGGAACCATCTACGCCTCCGATCTCCAGTCCCCATCCCCCTATAACACCTACAAACACACCGGCCTGCCCCCCGGACCCATCGCCAACCCCGGCCTCGCCGCCCTCCGCGCCGCCATGCGCCCAGCCCGCACCGACTACCTCTACTTCGTCAGCGACGCGTCCGGCCACACCCGCTTCTCCGCCACCCTCCAGGAGCACGCCCAGCAGGTCCAGTCCTACCGCGCCGCGCAGAAACAGCAGCTCTCCGGCACCGGAGTGACCCCTTAG
- a CDS encoding TonB-dependent receptor, with translation MFNFKSRLFCFSALAAVLLLVCSFSTGLKAQNISTAQLNGTVHDQTGAVIPNAAVSITDESKGFSRSTTTDAQGNYRLLLLPPGTYTVQATATGFNTYISKNVILTTGEQAELPLSLSVGSTQIVTVSSGADIIETQRSSQSTTVDQLRIDNLPTNGRNYINFTLTNSQIARDAAPSVGAIPTSGLNFGGVRARSNSINVDGADAGDYISGGTRTTVSQDAVQEFQIITNGFAAEYGRASGGVVNIVTKSGTNATHASAFGFLRNRYIQATNPFSTVDQPAYTRVQAGFTVGGAIVPDKTFYFFSTEITRRQETGFSDIGSNNFGLTSIDVSRFYGVPGGALSIQGTPEQQAFLQAAPATTPGIQQYIALVGSGSSLATTGQNPAFLQSTIGPRNFVTSGQATPASFTPLNSLIGNFPVTEKTEIYSLRIDHKLTSNQQLVLHASVSPSYITGIEESAANQNIGENSFSRTATQSLHDVAIAGQHTILIGNNKVNELRFQYARHPVRFANTDAPGGSSTAVNIPGYAYFGKTPFSVVDRIENQNQLQDNFTYTRGGHTFKAGVDLRYIPINLLQGQLYGGGDYTFAALNATDVSPLLEGLPGFSPVQAYGLGIPQSFAQGIGQTTYKYDLKTLGGFLQDSWRATSRLTLNLGIRYDIEAFPTQLALNSNTNDAERIYGIREGIRLQDSNVAPRVGIAWDVRGDAKTVIRANYGLFYDRAPGNLQSQSSIFNSTKVPLVILGGGTPCSVASPNAAASPLNLNATNAFQGSLANPNCLGASAAGVNYLPSQQRFDPNNSNSVFVNQNFLAAGFPLAILPSGLPASLHYVTPYVQQISFGVEKDLGRDLSLNVAFNSTGGRHLNRPVNVNPVNPQLLVANWRNAVNAVKAGTAAPGTASPTSNPLTVGTAAGVNPCGVGPTGPFVTPALLNFFRRSGLNTSLATFLANPNVGGGQCVALASEIAAGDGLGVGIPVPFGDMTPNLTTGTSSYNALSANLRKRFSTHYEFLVSYTWSHAIDDSTDVVSTSDAPQSNFAPNAERSTSTFDQRHRLVLSGVYNSGHIGGSGFFPAAFSGVTVAPIFEISSGRPFNILTGTDTNFDFDPLTDRPNAVAPGSGTTSCGTAPVLSKYSPTGAFNLPCYADAPADAGPASSYFAGNLGRNVGVKPYTVFTDLRIAKAFTFSHEIALQVTADVFNLINKNNTLDVNLLYTAAGTPTASSDPRQFQFGARVSF, from the coding sequence ATGTTTAACTTCAAGTCGCGGCTTTTCTGCTTCAGCGCTCTGGCCGCTGTTCTTCTTCTGGTGTGCTCTTTCTCCACCGGTCTCAAGGCTCAGAACATCTCTACGGCGCAGCTCAATGGCACGGTTCACGATCAGACCGGAGCGGTGATTCCGAATGCTGCCGTTTCGATTACGGATGAGTCGAAGGGCTTCTCGCGCTCGACCACCACGGATGCACAGGGAAACTATCGTCTGCTGCTGCTGCCGCCAGGGACCTACACGGTGCAGGCGACTGCGACAGGCTTCAACACCTACATCAGCAAGAATGTGATTCTGACGACGGGCGAACAGGCTGAACTTCCGCTGTCTCTTTCGGTGGGCTCGACGCAGATTGTTACGGTGAGTTCGGGCGCGGATATCATCGAGACGCAACGGAGCTCGCAGTCCACGACGGTCGATCAGCTGCGGATTGATAACCTGCCGACGAACGGACGCAACTACATCAACTTCACTCTGACGAACTCGCAGATTGCGCGCGACGCTGCGCCTTCGGTGGGTGCGATTCCGACCTCGGGGCTGAACTTTGGCGGCGTTCGGGCGCGGTCGAACTCGATCAATGTGGATGGCGCCGATGCTGGAGATTACATCTCCGGCGGCACGCGAACGACGGTGTCACAGGATGCGGTGCAGGAGTTTCAGATCATCACGAACGGCTTTGCGGCGGAGTATGGCAGAGCGTCGGGTGGGGTGGTGAATATTGTGACCAAATCTGGCACAAATGCGACTCATGCGAGCGCCTTCGGGTTCCTGCGCAATCGCTACATTCAGGCGACGAATCCGTTTTCGACCGTCGACCAACCGGCGTACACGCGGGTTCAGGCGGGCTTTACCGTTGGCGGCGCGATTGTACCGGACAAGACGTTTTACTTCTTTTCGACTGAGATTACGCGGCGGCAGGAGACGGGCTTTTCCGATATCGGCTCAAACAACTTTGGACTGACGAGCATCGATGTGAGCCGGTTTTATGGGGTTCCGGGGGGTGCGCTTTCGATCCAGGGGACGCCGGAGCAGCAGGCGTTCTTGCAGGCCGCTCCAGCGACCACTCCGGGGATTCAGCAGTACATTGCTCTAGTCGGATCGGGATCGTCGCTGGCTACGACTGGTCAGAATCCCGCGTTTTTGCAGTCGACGATTGGACCCAGGAACTTTGTAACCTCGGGTCAGGCGACGCCTGCTTCGTTTACGCCGCTCAACAGCCTGATCGGAAACTTTCCCGTGACGGAGAAGACGGAGATTTATTCGCTGCGGATCGATCACAAGCTGACGAGCAATCAGCAACTAGTTCTGCACGCCAGCGTCAGCCCCAGTTACATTACGGGCATCGAGGAGAGCGCGGCGAACCAGAATATCGGCGAGAACTCTTTCTCCCGTACCGCGACGCAGAGTCTGCATGATGTTGCGATTGCGGGGCAGCATACGATCCTGATCGGCAACAACAAGGTGAATGAGCTGCGCTTTCAATATGCGCGGCACCCGGTACGATTCGCCAATACGGACGCGCCTGGCGGCAGCAGTACTGCGGTGAATATTCCGGGCTATGCGTACTTTGGCAAGACTCCGTTCTCGGTTGTCGACCGAATTGAGAATCAGAACCAGTTGCAGGACAACTTTACGTACACGCGCGGCGGACACACGTTCAAGGCTGGTGTGGACCTTCGGTATATCCCGATCAATCTGCTGCAGGGGCAGCTTTATGGCGGCGGCGACTATACGTTCGCTGCCCTGAATGCAACCGATGTTTCGCCCTTGCTTGAGGGGTTGCCGGGCTTCTCGCCGGTGCAGGCTTATGGTTTGGGAATTCCGCAGTCGTTCGCGCAGGGCATTGGGCAGACGACGTACAAGTACGATCTGAAGACGCTTGGGGGCTTTCTGCAGGACAGCTGGCGCGCCACCAGCAGACTGACGTTGAACCTCGGGATTCGGTATGACATTGAGGCCTTCCCGACGCAGCTTGCTTTGAATTCGAACACGAATGATGCCGAGAGGATCTACGGGATTCGTGAGGGCATTCGGCTGCAGGATTCCAACGTCGCTCCTCGCGTTGGAATTGCGTGGGATGTGCGCGGCGATGCGAAGACGGTGATCCGTGCGAACTACGGGCTGTTTTACGATCGCGCTCCGGGAAATCTTCAGTCGCAGTCGAGCATCTTCAATTCGACCAAAGTGCCGCTGGTGATTCTTGGCGGCGGGACTCCGTGCAGTGTGGCGAGTCCGAACGCCGCGGCGAGTCCGCTGAATCTGAACGCTACGAATGCGTTTCAGGGATCGCTGGCAAATCCGAACTGCCTGGGCGCGAGTGCGGCGGGGGTCAATTATCTTCCGAGTCAGCAGCGGTTCGACCCCAACAACTCGAACTCTGTCTTCGTTAATCAGAACTTTCTGGCTGCGGGTTTTCCTCTGGCGATTCTTCCCTCCGGCCTGCCTGCGTCTCTTCACTACGTGACGCCCTATGTGCAGCAGATCTCGTTTGGAGTGGAGAAGGATCTCGGGCGCGATCTTTCGCTGAACGTTGCCTTCAACTCGACCGGCGGGCGGCATCTGAACCGTCCTGTCAACGTGAATCCGGTCAATCCACAACTGCTCGTCGCCAACTGGCGAAATGCAGTGAACGCCGTGAAGGCCGGGACAGCAGCGCCTGGGACTGCCAGCCCGACATCAAACCCGCTGACGGTTGGAACGGCGGCCGGGGTTAATCCTTGCGGAGTCGGCCCCACGGGACCCTTTGTCACGCCAGCGCTGCTCAACTTCTTTCGCCGGTCCGGGCTGAACACCTCGCTTGCGACCTTTCTTGCAAATCCGAACGTGGGTGGGGGACAGTGCGTTGCCCTGGCCAGCGAGATTGCTGCCGGGGATGGGCTTGGCGTGGGTATTCCGGTTCCGTTTGGCGATATGACGCCTAACCTGACGACTGGCACCTCGAGCTACAACGCTCTGAGTGCAAATTTGAGGAAGCGCTTTTCGACGCACTATGAGTTTCTCGTGAGCTACACGTGGTCGCATGCGATTGACGACTCGACCGACGTGGTCTCGACCTCGGATGCTCCGCAGAGTAACTTTGCGCCCAATGCGGAGCGCAGCACTTCGACCTTCGACCAGCGTCATCGCCTGGTGCTGTCGGGGGTGTATAACTCGGGCCACATTGGCGGCTCGGGATTTTTTCCTGCGGCGTTCTCCGGAGTGACCGTGGCGCCGATCTTTGAGATCTCTTCGGGCCGGCCATTCAATATTCTGACCGGAACCGATACGAACTTCGACTTCGATCCGCTCACGGATAGGCCGAACGCAGTTGCTCCCGGCAGTGGGACGACGAGTTGCGGTACGGCTCCGGTGCTGTCCAAGTACTCTCCGACCGGAGCGTTCAATCTGCCGTGCTACGCGGATGCACCTGCTGACGCTGGGCCAGCGAGCAGCTACTTTGCCGGCAACCTTGGCCGCAATGTCGGGGTGAAGCCCTACACGGTGTTCACGGATCTGCGAATCGCAAAGGCTTTCACGTTTTCGCACGAGATTGCGCTGCAGGTGACTGCGGACGTCTTCAACCTGATCAACAAGAACAACACCCTGGATGTGAACCTGCTTTATACCGCGGCCGGCACGCCGACTGCGTCGTCCGATCCGCGGCAGTTTCAGTTCGGAGCGCGCGTTTCTTTCTAG
- a CDS encoding endonuclease III domain-containing protein, which yields MLAAPLFTDTRLEEIHRRLLAYYGRPPERDLWDPLKQFIYSMLSSRTKTEISLEVIGHLEERFGSWENLRDASIPEIEDAIRVVTFPEPKAINLKTALEEITRRCGSLSLEFLKGYRTDKIRSWLERFDGVGVKTSAAVVNFSTLRRRAMCVDSHHLRVTQRLGFVGRSADARETERRLMEMAPVKWAPEMLDEHHSLIKIHGQQICAKNHPRCGACPLLDLCPAGAGEERASG from the coding sequence ATGCTGGCTGCGCCGCTGTTTACCGATACGCGTCTGGAGGAGATTCATCGCCGTCTTCTGGCGTACTACGGCCGGCCACCGGAGCGGGATTTGTGGGATCCGCTGAAGCAGTTCATCTATTCGATGCTGTCGTCGCGGACGAAGACGGAGATCTCGCTGGAGGTCATCGGTCATCTCGAAGAACGCTTCGGTAGTTGGGAGAATCTTCGCGATGCTTCGATTCCGGAGATCGAAGATGCGATTCGTGTGGTGACGTTTCCTGAACCGAAGGCGATTAATCTGAAGACCGCGTTGGAGGAGATTACGCGGCGCTGTGGATCGCTCTCGCTGGAGTTTCTCAAGGGATATCGCACGGACAAGATTCGCTCGTGGCTGGAGCGTTTTGATGGTGTGGGGGTGAAGACCAGCGCGGCGGTAGTGAATTTCAGCACGTTGCGAAGGCGCGCGATGTGTGTGGATAGCCATCATCTTCGGGTGACCCAGCGGCTGGGGTTTGTCGGCAGGAGTGCGGATGCGCGGGAGACGGAGAGACGGTTGATGGAGATGGCTCCGGTGAAGTGGGCGCCGGAGATGCTGGACGAGCATCACTCTTTGATCAAGATTCATGGGCAGCAGATTTGTGCGAAGAACCATCCGAGGTGCGGGGCTTGCCCGCTGCTTGATCTTTGCCCTGCCGGCGCGGGGGAAGAGCGGGCCAGCGGTTGA
- a CDS encoding LolA family protein encodes MRIRQAAAMAILGLAPALTGCLTHTRIVPKTRPADVVLNAELEDLLKQVDVRFNAAQTMNASVEIVATTGGGRQGKETQYPSFSGYIFLRKPQDLRVLLRVPFLGSVALDMVSDGKTWRLWVPRRNLAMTGTSEVTKSSTNGLENLRPAVFFDSLLIHGLGPDQVVSLTQDTRVIANEKNAKDLIEEPDYDLEFLAQPKGQTAHTVRVIHISRANLLPYQQDIYGPDGTVVTRAFYSNYQKFGDTPFPMKIEIRRPQDQYTLTLTLTKLTLNQKLEDDQFELRIPDNVPIKKMD; translated from the coding sequence ATGAGGATAAGACAAGCGGCGGCGATGGCAATCCTTGGGCTGGCTCCGGCGCTGACCGGCTGCCTGACCCATACCCGCATCGTCCCCAAGACGCGCCCCGCCGACGTTGTACTCAACGCCGAGCTTGAAGATCTCCTCAAGCAGGTCGACGTCCGCTTCAACGCCGCCCAGACCATGAACGCAAGCGTCGAGATCGTCGCCACCACCGGCGGCGGCCGCCAGGGCAAAGAGACCCAGTACCCCAGCTTCAGCGGCTACATCTTTCTCAGAAAGCCGCAGGACCTCCGCGTCCTCCTGCGTGTCCCCTTTCTCGGTTCGGTCGCGCTCGACATGGTCAGCGACGGCAAGACCTGGAGGCTCTGGGTCCCCAGGCGAAATCTGGCTATGACCGGCACCAGCGAGGTCACCAAGTCCTCCACCAACGGCCTCGAAAACCTTCGCCCTGCCGTCTTCTTCGACTCCCTTCTCATCCACGGCCTCGGCCCCGACCAGGTCGTCTCCCTCACCCAGGACACGCGGGTCATCGCCAACGAGAAAAACGCCAAGGACCTCATCGAGGAGCCGGACTACGATCTCGAGTTCCTGGCACAGCCCAAAGGGCAGACCGCCCACACCGTTCGCGTCATCCACATCAGCCGCGCCAACCTGCTCCCCTACCAGCAAGACATCTACGGCCCCGACGGCACCGTCGTCACCCGCGCCTTCTACAGCAACTACCAGAAGTTCGGCGACACCCCCTTCCCCATGAAGATCGAGATCCGGCGCCCGCAGGACCAGTACACCCTGACCCTCACCCTCACCAAGCTCACCCTCAATCAAAAGCTCGAAGACGACCAGTTCGAACTAAGAATCCCCGACAACGTCCCCATCAAAAAAATGGACTAG